In Archocentrus centrarchus isolate MPI-CPG fArcCen1 chromosome 16, fArcCen1, whole genome shotgun sequence, a single window of DNA contains:
- the LOC115794872 gene encoding sulfotransferase 2B1-like isoform X1: MSTTEYINYHGLLLPPEAHTMESLEYAQNFSVEDTDVFAVTYPKSGTIWMQEILPLVLNGGDLTPIHTIPNWDRVPWLEEKRLARVVHKLSYPRALVTHFPYNLMPPSFYTSKAKVIYVMRNPKDIMVSSYYFHQMAGFLEDPGTFDEFMDKFLEGEVLFGKWTDHVKSWRSIELGDRIMYITYEEMVQDLPASLRRISNFLGCNQTEEVIQKIAEHCSFTTMKTNNMSNFSLMPKVYMDSDKSPFLRKGIVGDWKNHFSSEQLARFISVISKELEDESFSLPWSLD, translated from the exons ATGTCCACCACTGAGTACATTAATTACCATGGTCTCCTCTTGCCCCCTGAGGCCCACACCATGGAGAGTTTGGAGTATGCCCAAAATTTCAGTGTGGAAGACACTGATGTGTTTGCTGTCACTTATCCCAAGTCAG gtaCAATTTGGATGCAGGAGATCCTCCCATTGGTGCTGAATGGGGGGGATCTGACCCCCATCCATACCATTCCTAACTGGGACAGAGTCCCATGGCTGGAAGAGAAAAGATTGGCTCGAGTGGTGCATAAGCTGTCATATCCACGGGCACTGGTCACACATTTTCCCTACAACCTCATGCCCCCTTCCTTTTACACCTCTAAAGCCAAG GTGATCTATGTCATGAGGAACCCAAAGGACATCATGGTGTCTTCATACTACTTCCATCAGATGGCCGGTTTCCTTGAGGATCCAGGAACCTTTGATGAGTTTATGGATAAATTTCTCGAGGGTGAAG tgttgtTTGGAAAATGGACAGATCACGTGAAGAGCTGGAGAAGCATAGAACTAGGAGACAGAATCATGTACATTACGTATGAAGAAATGGTTCAG GACCTGCCTGCATCTCTCAGGCGTATCTCAAATTTCCTGGGCTGCAATCAGACTGAAGAAGTCATCCAGAAGATAGCAGAGCATTGCTCTTTCACGACAATGAAGACCAACAACATGTCCAACTTCAGTCTGATGCCCAAGGTGTACATGGACAGTGACAAGTCTCCTTTCCTAAGGAAAG gAATTGTTGGAGACTGGAAAAACCACTTCAGCTCAGAGCAACTGGCCCGATTCATATcagtgatttccaaagagctgGAGGATGAGAGCTTCTCTCTGCCATGGAGCCTGGACTGA
- the LOC115794872 gene encoding sulfotransferase 2B1-like isoform X2 encodes MQEILPLVLNGGDLTPIHTIPNWDRVPWLEEKRLARVVHKLSYPRALVTHFPYNLMPPSFYTSKAKVIYVMRNPKDIMVSSYYFHQMAGFLEDPGTFDEFMDKFLEGEVLFGKWTDHVKSWRSIELGDRIMYITYEEMVQDLPASLRRISNFLGCNQTEEVIQKIAEHCSFTTMKTNNMSNFSLMPKVYMDSDKSPFLRKGIVGDWKNHFSSEQLARFISVISKELEDESFSLPWSLD; translated from the exons ATGCAGGAGATCCTCCCATTGGTGCTGAATGGGGGGGATCTGACCCCCATCCATACCATTCCTAACTGGGACAGAGTCCCATGGCTGGAAGAGAAAAGATTGGCTCGAGTGGTGCATAAGCTGTCATATCCACGGGCACTGGTCACACATTTTCCCTACAACCTCATGCCCCCTTCCTTTTACACCTCTAAAGCCAAG GTGATCTATGTCATGAGGAACCCAAAGGACATCATGGTGTCTTCATACTACTTCCATCAGATGGCCGGTTTCCTTGAGGATCCAGGAACCTTTGATGAGTTTATGGATAAATTTCTCGAGGGTGAAG tgttgtTTGGAAAATGGACAGATCACGTGAAGAGCTGGAGAAGCATAGAACTAGGAGACAGAATCATGTACATTACGTATGAAGAAATGGTTCAG GACCTGCCTGCATCTCTCAGGCGTATCTCAAATTTCCTGGGCTGCAATCAGACTGAAGAAGTCATCCAGAAGATAGCAGAGCATTGCTCTTTCACGACAATGAAGACCAACAACATGTCCAACTTCAGTCTGATGCCCAAGGTGTACATGGACAGTGACAAGTCTCCTTTCCTAAGGAAAG gAATTGTTGGAGACTGGAAAAACCACTTCAGCTCAGAGCAACTGGCCCGATTCATATcagtgatttccaaagagctgGAGGATGAGAGCTTCTCTCTGCCATGGAGCCTGGACTGA